Proteins encoded in a region of the Salipiger sp. CCB-MM3 genome:
- a CDS encoding ABC transporter ATP-binding protein, whose product MTKLLDIQNLTVRFKGKRTVNAINNVSLSMEQGETLALLGESGSGKSVTLKALLGLLPPKRTDIEGSMHVNGTDVLSLSGKKLQKYRGGEVSMVFQEPALALDPVYTVGHQIAESVMRHKGVSKADAMSTALDMLDRVRIPSANRRLHNYPHELSGGMRQRVMIALALACRPRLLLADEPTTALDATVQIQILLLLRELQKEFGMGVIFVTHDIGVAVEISERVAVMYAGQIVEEGTTREIIKDARHPYTQGLLAANLHDVERGARLSAIPGAPPSLETKPDSCSFAPRCPHAMPECRAGLPPVYTPSPRRRVACVKAEPAIAAE is encoded by the coding sequence ATGACCAAGCTACTCGACATCCAGAACCTCACCGTCCGCTTCAAGGGCAAGCGCACGGTCAATGCGATCAACAACGTCTCGCTGAGCATGGAGCAGGGCGAGACGCTGGCGCTGCTGGGCGAGTCCGGCTCGGGCAAATCGGTGACGCTGAAGGCGCTGCTGGGCCTGCTGCCGCCAAAGCGCACGGACATCGAAGGCTCGATGCACGTCAACGGCACCGATGTGCTGAGCCTGTCGGGCAAGAAGCTGCAGAAGTACCGGGGCGGCGAGGTCTCGATGGTGTTTCAGGAACCGGCGCTGGCGCTGGATCCGGTCTATACCGTCGGCCATCAGATCGCCGAGTCTGTCATGCGGCACAAGGGCGTCAGCAAGGCCGACGCCATGTCCACCGCGCTCGACATGCTTGACCGGGTGCGCATTCCCTCGGCGAACCGGCGGCTGCACAACTATCCGCACGAGCTTTCGGGCGGGATGCGCCAGCGGGTGATGATCGCTCTCGCGCTGGCCTGCCGTCCGCGCCTGCTGCTGGCCGACGAGCCGACCACGGCGCTTGATGCCACGGTGCAGATCCAGATCCTGCTGCTGCTGCGCGAGCTGCAGAAAGAGTTCGGCATGGGGGTGATCTTTGTCACCCATGACATTGGCGTGGCTGTGGAAATCTCGGAGCGGGTCGCGGTGATGTACGCCGGGCAGATCGTCGAAGAGGGCACCACGCGCGAGATCATCAAGGACGCGCGCCACCCCTATACGCAGGGACTCTTGGCGGCGAACCTGCATGACGTCGAGCGCGGCGCGCGGCTCAGCGCCATCCCCGGCGCCCCGCCCTCGCTGGAAACCAAGCCCGACAGCTGCTCTTTCGCGCCGCGCTGCCCGCATGCCATGCCCGAGTGCCGCGCCGGGCTGCCGCCGGTCTATACGCCCAGCCCGCGCCGCCGCGTGGCCTGCGTGAAGGCAGAGCCCGCCATCGCGGCGGAGTGA
- a CDS encoding ABC transporter permease: MALAETENMQGAKTEKPQGYWSGVGARVVRDPVSMICFAVVLLLILSAIFAPYLGLADPYKGSMIARLKPLGTEGHLLGTDEQGRDMLARLIYGGRLTLFIGLMPVVFAFFIGSALGIVAGYVGGMTNTIIMRIVDVFFAFPSVLLAIAISGALGAGIVNSLVSLTIVFIPPITRVAEAVTSGVRALDYIDAARATGANAWTVIRVHVIGNVLSPIFVYATSLTSVCMILAAGLSFLGIGVRPPEPEWGLMLNTLRSAIYINPWLSALPGVMIFITSLCLNLLSDGLRSAMNVRD; this comes from the coding sequence ATGGCGCTTGCGGAAACCGAAAACATGCAGGGCGCCAAGACCGAGAAACCGCAGGGCTACTGGTCCGGCGTGGGCGCGCGCGTGGTGCGCGATCCGGTCTCGATGATCTGTTTCGCGGTCGTGCTGCTGCTGATCCTCTCGGCGATCTTCGCGCCCTATCTGGGGCTCGCCGATCCCTACAAGGGCTCGATGATCGCGCGCCTCAAGCCGCTGGGCACCGAGGGGCATCTCCTCGGCACCGACGAGCAAGGGCGGGACATGCTGGCGCGGCTGATCTATGGCGGACGGCTGACGCTGTTCATCGGGTTGATGCCGGTGGTCTTCGCCTTCTTCATCGGCTCGGCGCTCGGCATCGTCGCGGGCTACGTCGGCGGCATGACCAACACCATCATCATGCGCATCGTGGATGTGTTCTTTGCCTTCCCCTCGGTGCTGCTGGCGATCGCCATCTCGGGCGCGCTGGGGGCGGGGATCGTCAACTCGCTCGTGTCGCTGACCATCGTCTTCATCCCGCCGATCACCCGCGTCGCCGAGGCGGTGACCTCGGGCGTGCGCGCGCTCGACTATATCGACGCCGCGCGGGCCACCGGGGCGAATGCGTGGACGGTGATCCGCGTGCACGTCATCGGCAATGTGCTCTCGCCGATCTTTGTCTACGCCACCTCGCTCACCTCGGTGTGCATGATCCTTGCCGCGGGCCTGTCGTTCCTCGGCATTGGCGTGCGCCCACCCGAGCCCGAGTGGGGCCTGATGCTGAACACGCTGCGCTCGGCCATCTACATCAACCCGTGGCTCTCGGCGCTGCCGGGGGTGATGATCTTTATCACTTCGCTCTGCCTCAACCTGCTGAGCGACGGACTGAGGAGCGCGATGAATGTCCGCGACTGA
- a CDS encoding ABC transporter ATP-binding protein: MSATDLSPSQDQAIKPKTAAPASRDKGGPAQPLVIVKDLQKHFPVRGGILGRTQAVVQAVDGVSFEVKKGETLGIVGESGCGKSTTARLLIGLIEKDKGEIIFDGQGLGERLSLKDLRKDVQMVFQDSYASLNPRLTIEDSVAFGAKVQGLDDPNGRARSLMARVGLDPDRFAHRYPHELSGGQRQRVNIARALAMSPRLVVLDEAVSALDKSVEAQVLNLLTDLRREFGLTYIFISHDLNVVRYISDRILVMYLGEVVEVAPVDSIWREQAHPYTRSLFSAMPAMDPDDRTQEPPLAGDPPNPIDPPKGCRFHTRCRFASAVCKTKVPKLQAIAANAEHLTACHLHDAASGHPKAGQGVPE, translated from the coding sequence ATGTCCGCGACTGACCTGTCACCGAGCCAAGATCAGGCGATCAAACCGAAAACCGCCGCCCCGGCGAGCCGCGACAAGGGCGGCCCGGCGCAGCCGCTGGTCATCGTGAAGGACCTGCAAAAGCACTTCCCGGTCCGTGGCGGCATCCTTGGCCGCACGCAGGCGGTGGTGCAGGCGGTCGACGGCGTCTCCTTCGAGGTGAAGAAGGGCGAGACGCTGGGCATCGTCGGCGAATCCGGCTGCGGCAAATCCACCACCGCGCGGCTGCTCATCGGCCTTATCGAAAAGGACAAGGGCGAGATCATCTTCGACGGGCAGGGGCTGGGCGAGCGGCTGTCGCTGAAGGACCTGCGCAAGGATGTGCAGATGGTCTTTCAGGACAGCTATGCCTCGCTCAACCCGCGCCTGACGATCGAAGACTCGGTGGCCTTCGGCGCCAAGGTGCAGGGGCTCGACGATCCCAATGGCCGGGCGCGCAGCCTGATGGCGCGCGTCGGGCTCGATCCCGACCGCTTTGCCCACCGCTACCCCCACGAGCTTTCGGGCGGCCAGCGCCAACGGGTGAACATCGCCCGCGCGCTCGCCATGTCGCCGCGGCTGGTGGTGCTGGACGAGGCCGTGTCGGCGCTCGACAAATCGGTCGAGGCGCAGGTGCTCAACCTGCTGACCGACCTGCGCCGCGAGTTCGGCCTGACCTATATCTTCATCAGCCACGACCTGAACGTGGTGCGCTACATATCGGACCGTATTCTGGTGATGTATCTTGGCGAAGTGGTCGAGGTCGCGCCGGTCGACAGCATCTGGCGCGAGCAGGCGCATCCCTACACGCGCTCGCTGTTCTCGGCGATGCCGGCGATGGACCCGGACGACCGCACGCAGGAGCCGCCGCTGGCGGGCGATCCGCCGAACCCGATCGACCCGCCCAAGGGTTGCCGCTTCCACACCCGCTGCCGCTTTGCCAGCGCGGTCTGCAAGACCAAGGTGCCGAAGCTGCAGGCGATCGCCGCCAATGCCGAGCATCTGACCGCCTGCCACCTGCATGATGCCGCCTCGGGCCATCCCAAGGCCGGGCAGGGGGTGCCGGAATGA